Proteins from a genomic interval of Candidatus Eisenbacteria bacterium:
- a CDS encoding aminotransferase class I/II-fold pyridoxal phosphate-dependent enzyme: protein MSLPPLHPWLERGGAYAFVALDQRARQLVPAGVQAIHFGIGDPREETPAFIREAMIEAVPVVSSYPPVAGTAELRAACARWCKRRFGVTLDPERHVLPVNGSKEAVFSLAFAVVDRDAARRAVVIPSPAYPVYEAGAVLAGAEVVRAPLTSALGWRFDPGQVPDEVWARTALLWLNLPHNPTGATLDAEGFQKVLGVARRFGFWVASDEAYSEVYFGDPPHSALEFGLEHVIAFHTLSKRSAMTGYRSGFMAGDPRLIEALRRLRPNLGASTPEFIQKAAVAAWNDDAHADLLRARYAAKRDVVRAAFERFGWTIEASEASFFLWTRAPGGDDVAFVERLMRVGVIALPGSFLDAAGAGYVRWALVPTLDQCRQAVERMSSVAAAPAR from the coding sequence GTGAGTCTCCCGCCGCTCCATCCCTGGCTCGAGCGGGGCGGCGCCTACGCGTTCGTCGCGCTCGATCAGCGCGCGCGCCAGCTCGTGCCGGCCGGGGTTCAGGCGATCCACTTCGGAATTGGCGATCCGCGCGAGGAGACCCCGGCCTTCATCCGCGAAGCGATGATCGAGGCGGTGCCGGTGGTGTCGAGCTACCCGCCGGTGGCGGGCACCGCCGAGCTGCGCGCGGCGTGCGCGCGCTGGTGCAAACGCCGCTTCGGCGTGACGCTCGATCCCGAGCGTCACGTGCTGCCGGTGAACGGCAGCAAGGAGGCGGTGTTCTCGCTCGCCTTCGCGGTGGTGGATCGCGACGCCGCGCGGCGCGCGGTGGTGATCCCATCGCCGGCGTATCCGGTCTACGAAGCCGGCGCCGTGCTGGCCGGCGCCGAGGTGGTGCGGGCGCCCCTCACGAGTGCTCTCGGCTGGCGCTTCGACCCCGGCCAGGTGCCGGACGAGGTGTGGGCACGCACCGCGCTCCTGTGGCTCAACCTGCCGCACAACCCGACCGGGGCGACGCTCGACGCCGAGGGATTTCAAAAGGTGCTGGGCGTGGCGCGGCGCTTCGGCTTCTGGGTCGCCTCGGACGAGGCGTATTCCGAGGTGTACTTCGGCGATCCGCCGCACTCAGCCCTCGAGTTCGGGCTCGAGCACGTGATCGCTTTCCACACGCTCAGCAAGCGCTCGGCGATGACCGGCTATCGTTCCGGCTTCATGGCCGGCGATCCGCGGCTGATCGAGGCGCTGCGCCGCCTGCGTCCCAACCTCGGCGCGTCCACGCCCGAGTTCATCCAGAAGGCGGCGGTCGCGGCGTGGAACGACGACGCGCACGCCGACCTCCTGCGCGCCCGCTACGCCGCCAAGCGCGACGTGGTGCGCGCCGCGTTCGAGCGCTTCGGCTGGACGATCGAAGCCAGCGAGGCCTCGTTCTTCCTGTGGACCCGCGCGCCGGGCGGCGACGATGTGGCGTTCGTCGAGCGCCTCATGCGAGTGGGCGTGATCGCGCTGCCGGGGTCGTTCCTCGATGCCGCGGGAGCCGGCTACGTCCGCTGGGCGCTGGTGCCGACGCTCGATCAATGCCGGCAAGCGGTCGAGCGGATGAGCTCGGTGGCCGCCGCCCCCGCACGATGA
- the dapE gene encoding succinyl-diaminopimelate desuccinylase has protein sequence MLADDLADLLETLVNIPSLTGQEARIAQWVHERLDARAHGEVLRSGNAVVWRGPRRGRPLLVLAGHLDTVPGDGVPASRDGDRLVGLGSSDMKAGDAVMLALAERLDPDPLRFDLACVFYDAEEGPLENNGLTRLIREMEWLKEARLAVLLEPTSLKAEMGCVGSMNVEVTVRGKRAHSARPWLGVNAVGRAAPWLAEVTRFPVTPTSLHGVEYRETLQVTTLSAGVAKNVIPDELVANLNYRFPPDRDLEQAEARLRSLVPDDFELQVVDRAPPGRVALEAPDVREFVQRFGLEVAGKQGWTDVAQFSAAGIPAFNYGPGIPEQAHQQGEYCPLGNLEPAFRTLATFMEPA, from the coding sequence ATGCTCGCCGACGATCTCGCGGACCTGCTCGAGACTCTGGTCAACATTCCGAGCCTCACCGGCCAGGAGGCGCGGATCGCCCAATGGGTCCACGAGCGTCTGGACGCCCGTGCGCACGGCGAGGTGCTGCGCTCGGGCAACGCCGTGGTGTGGCGCGGCCCGCGCCGCGGCCGGCCGCTGCTGGTGCTGGCCGGCCACCTCGACACCGTGCCGGGCGACGGCGTGCCGGCGTCTCGCGACGGCGATCGTCTCGTGGGGCTCGGCAGCAGCGACATGAAGGCCGGCGACGCGGTGATGCTGGCGCTCGCCGAGCGGCTCGATCCCGACCCACTGCGTTTCGATCTGGCTTGCGTGTTCTACGACGCCGAGGAAGGCCCGCTCGAGAACAACGGGCTCACGCGTCTGATTCGTGAGATGGAGTGGCTCAAGGAGGCGCGGCTCGCGGTGCTTCTCGAGCCCACCTCGCTCAAAGCCGAGATGGGCTGCGTGGGCTCGATGAACGTCGAGGTCACGGTGCGGGGCAAGCGCGCGCACAGCGCCAGGCCCTGGCTCGGCGTCAACGCGGTCGGACGCGCCGCGCCGTGGCTGGCCGAAGTGACGCGCTTTCCGGTGACGCCGACCTCGCTCCACGGGGTGGAGTATCGAGAGACGCTCCAGGTCACCACGCTGAGCGCCGGCGTGGCGAAGAACGTGATCCCCGACGAGCTGGTCGCCAACCTCAATTACCGGTTCCCGCCGGACCGCGATCTCGAGCAGGCGGAAGCCCGGCTGCGCAGCCTGGTGCCGGACGACTTCGAGCTGCAGGTGGTGGACCGGGCGCCGCCCGGACGCGTCGCGCTCGAGGCGCCGGACGTTCGCGAATTCGTGCAGCGCTTCGGTCTCGAGGTCGCGGGCAAGCAGGGATGGACCGACGTGGCGCAATTCAGCGCCGCCGGCATTCCCGCCTTCAATTACGGACCCGGCATCCCGGAGCAGGCGCATCAGCAGGGCGAATATTGCCCGCTGGGAAATCTCGAGCCGGCCTTCCGCACGCTCGCCACCTTCATGGAGCCGGCGTGA
- a CDS encoding 2,3,4,5-tetrahydropyridine-2,6-dicarboxylate N-succinyltransferase → MDEPEVRGAVEGTLAELDGGRLRVAEKRGDDWVTHGWIQQAILLFFRLRSAETFEAGPIEFHDKIPLKRNLAAAGVRVVPPGVARYGSFLEPGVILMPGYVNVGARVGESTLIDTWATVGSCAQVGRRVHLSGGVGVGGVLEPPQSQPVIVEDDCFIGSRVVLVEGVRIEAGAVIGAGVVLTSSTPIIDVTGAEAKITRGRVPPRAVVIPGTAPKTFPSGTYGTPCALVIGERKPSTDLKTSLNQALREFGVPV, encoded by the coding sequence CTGGACGAGCCCGAGGTGCGCGGCGCGGTGGAAGGCACGCTCGCGGAGCTGGACGGCGGCCGGCTGCGCGTGGCCGAGAAGCGCGGCGATGACTGGGTGACGCATGGCTGGATCCAGCAGGCGATCCTGCTCTTCTTCCGCTTGCGGTCCGCAGAGACCTTCGAAGCCGGGCCGATCGAGTTCCACGACAAGATCCCGCTCAAGCGCAATCTCGCGGCCGCGGGCGTGCGCGTGGTGCCGCCGGGGGTGGCGCGCTACGGCAGCTTCCTCGAGCCGGGCGTGATCCTGATGCCGGGTTACGTCAACGTCGGCGCGCGCGTCGGCGAAAGCACGCTGATCGACACCTGGGCGACGGTGGGATCGTGCGCGCAGGTCGGTCGCCGCGTGCACCTGTCGGGGGGTGTCGGCGTGGGCGGGGTGCTCGAGCCGCCGCAGAGCCAGCCGGTGATCGTCGAGGACGATTGCTTCATCGGCTCGCGCGTCGTGCTGGTCGAGGGCGTCCGCATCGAGGCCGGCGCGGTGATCGGCGCCGGCGTGGTGCTCACGTCCTCCACGCCGATCATCGACGTCACGGGCGCCGAAGCGAAGATCACGCGCGGACGGGTGCCGCCGCGAGCCGTCGTCATTCCCGGCACCGCGCCCAAGACGTTCCCTTCCGGGACGTATGGCACGCCGTGCGCGCTGGTGATCGGAGAGCGCAAACCTTCGACCGATCTGAAGACCTCCCTCAACCAGGCGCTGCGCGAGTTCGGCGTGCCGGTGTGA